The Thermothelomyces thermophilus ATCC 42464 chromosome 7, complete sequence genome window below encodes:
- a CDS encoding AAA family ATPase-like protein, with protein MAAPVVTISESKELRGLNLIAAHSHIRGLGVDADTLEPRAVSQGLVGQEKARKAAAVVLEMIKQGKIAGRAVLIAGPPSTGKTAIAMGMAQSLGPDVPFTTLAASEIFSLEMSKTEALTQAFRKSIGVRIKEESEIMEGEVVEIQIDRSVTGGAKQGKLTIKTTDMEAIYDMGSKMIDAMTKERVMAGDIISIDKSSGKITKLGRSYARSRDYDAMGVDTKFLQCPDGELQKRKEVVHTVSLHEIDVINSRTQGFLALFSGDTGEIRSEIRDQINTKVGEWKEEGKAEIVPGVLFIDEVHMLDIECFSYINRALESDLAPIVIMASNRGQSRIRGTDYKSPHGLPLDFLDRVTIINTHAYTADELRQILSIRAQEEEVDLTPDALALLTKIGQEAGLRYASNLITTSQLICAKRRAKQVSVEDVQRSFKLFYDPARSVRFVTESEKRLIGHDGTVDFAVKTNVAENNAADNINGPPAETMDTS; from the exons ATGGCTGCT CCCGTTGTCACAATCTCCGAGAGCAAAGAGCTCCGGGGGCTCAACCTGATCGCGGCGCACTCTCATATTCGCGGACTGGGCGTCGATGCCGACACTCTAGAGCCCCGGGCGGTATCACAGGGGCTAGTCGGGCAAGAGAAAGCCCGAAAAGCAGCTGCGGTTGTTCTGGAGATGATCAAGCAAGGGAAGATTGCTGGTCGCGCTGTCCTGATTGCCGGCCCTCCCAG CACTGGCAAGACAGCAATCGCCATGGGAATGGCTCAGTCTCTTGGCCCCGACGTGCCCTTCACCACGCTCGCCGCATCCGAGATCTTCTCCCTCGAAATGTCCAAAACCGAGGCCCTCACGCAAGCTTTCCGCAAGTCGATTGGTGTCAGAATCAAGGAGGAGAGCGAAATAATGGAAGGTGAGGTGGTGGAGATTCAGATCGACCGGAGCGTGACGGGCGGCGCCAAGCAAGGCAAGCTCACCATCAAAACGACCGACATGGAGGCCATCTACGATATGGGAAGCAAGATGATCGATGCCATGACAAAGGAACGTGTGATGGCGGGCGACATCATTTCGATTGACAAGTCGTCGGGGAAGATCACCAAGCTAGGAAGATCGTACGCTCGGTCGCGCGACTACGATGCGATGGGCGTTGACACCAAGTTCCTGCAGTGCCCTGACGGCGAGCTGCAGAAGCGGAAGGAGGTTGTACACACCGTGTCCCTGCACGAGATTGATGTTATCAACTCGCGCACCCAGGGCTTCCTTGCACTCTTCTCGGGTGACACTGGCGAGATTCGGAGCGAGATCCGGGACCAGATCAACACAAAGGTCGGCGAGTGGAAGGAGGAGGGCAAGGCGGAGATTGTCCCCGGTGTTCTGTTCATCGACGAAGTTCATATGCTGGACATCGAATGCTTCTCTTACATCAACCGGGCGCTGGAGTCGGACCTGGCCCCCATCGTCATCATGGCGAGCAACCGAGGCCAGTCCCGAATCCGGGGCACAGATTACAAGAGCCCGCATGGCCTACCCCTCGATTTCCTCGACCGTGTCACGATTATCAACACGCACGCCTACACCGCAGACGAGCTCCGTCAGATCCTGTCAATCCGggcgcaggaggaggaggtcgaCCTCACCCCAGATGCTCTTGCGCTGCTTACCAAGATCGGCCAGGAGGCCGGGCTTCGCTACGCCAGCAATCTCATCACCACGTCCCAGCTCATCTGCGCCAAGAGGCGAGCTAAGCAGGTCAGTGTGGAGGATGTCCAGCGAAGTTTCAAGCTGTTCTACGATCCTGCCAGGAGTGTACGGTTCGTCACAGAATCTGAGAAGCGGTTAATCGGCCATGACGGCACTGTCGACTTTGCAGTCAAGACCAATGTTGCAGAAAACAATGCTGCAGACAACATCAATGGCCCTCCGGCAGAAACGATGGACACGAGCTGA